A DNA window from Drosophila pseudoobscura strain MV-25-SWS-2005 chromosome 2, UCI_Dpse_MV25, whole genome shotgun sequence contains the following coding sequences:
- the plx gene encoding TBC1 domain family member 4 isoform X5 — MFTVPFHRDTILTTSVSDASVLNKSRAMAELMHQMRDPAHTLGGSVGSIPQTLIGGAGGGAGGHSSSNGALNGIHATPATNLKMSEAMRQAQHDASPNPISSKMKASKSYTHGLSSSSGTVNIPTSTSAQSNLSLLADISPNHTHFFEVMYVGKIRVSQKRVPNSFIDDALPKFKAYDAQRLRLLQNRKMSLSSEGGVGIEAKTVSSSLKSHDLKEEDEEQEQQQQHQQPEEEPPGRPLVQLQLTGAEEGAAPRPLEENKENKSPEKRPLLRGQSQIELGHKEHIPKQRDRSASQGCIPPYVEQNRTMVFLVGRCDLRLISPDRKQVLLYKDFKDVASCVHGQKSLDHFGIICRELNNEGYIGYVFKCQSEHVCDDIVAAIAQAFDTCAEQKKKQETQIFSCEHCPMLWYHKLCTDVEGLSEKKTQALILRRIETLSDDEQEIVWAKFCGSEKTNSPVAEQNQFLMMLLRAHCESRQQRHVHDTAENRSEFLNQYLGGSTIFMKAKRSLTNSFDNLLKRKPSKDDIAVPPHNLRDIREGSAEPLGTESPPEGFRSRSNTVGASPSNKPTADQLKSPMMDIFIKVGNSPKEAETHQGSWRQAILNSVVTPSKGLDSEVPTEFLSPMRKPVKRGKRDAAELRELWRTAIRQTIMLNRMETENAMLQLRQNENELKRIKLDYEEIVPCDKQLIERWEQIIERNSTQIGNKKDPKVLGHAIRTGVPRSKRGDVWTFLAEQHSMNTAPVDTKRFPNFNTPYHTLLKHLTEHQHAIFIDLGRTFPNHQFYKDPLGLGQLSLFNLLKAYSILDPELGYCQGLGFICGVLLLHCDEASAFQLLKHLMFRRNMRTKYLPDMKKFQLQLYQLSRLVKDHLPDLYVWLDQNDVSPTLYAAPWILTVFSSQFPLGFVARVFDLIFLESSDVIFKFSIALLSVHKQQLLAKDNFEEIMDYLKTVVPKIEPNCMEKIMKLVFSMDIGKQLAEYNVEYNVLQEEITTTNHHLEMLNREKTQNQHLEQQLQFAQSSIAQLETTRSSQQSQITSLQSQVQSLELTIQTLGRYVGQLVEHNPDLELPNEVRRMLQQLDDLERQRRRPVFADRKIGKSISVNSHLGFPLKVLEELTERDEHGSPQKQKKEKTPFFEQLRQQQQHRMNGQSSNVPANEPVVSAVAPTPPSRPNRLLDNASARTVIQTKLDELKLPEHVDKFVANIKSPLEVDSGVGTPLSPPSTASNSSGGSIFSRMGYKTTPPALSPLATRQTYGSSAVAITTAPAPGPMEQVPPAMTIAALPQEEEQAMHPLSMVGGDVNVRFKGTTQLKSIRPVHHMRAIPLGGVQHQSSTESSVGVAPVPVELAPPAATTGRS, encoded by the exons ATGTTTACTGTGCCGTTCCACCGGGACACCATCCTGACGACCTCGGTCAGCGATGCATCGGTGCTCAACAAGAGCCGGGCC ATGGCCGAGCTGATGCACCAGATGCGGGATCCGGCCCACACTCTTGGCGGCTCGGTGGGCAGCATTCCGCAGACGTTGATTGGAGGCGCcggcggaggagcaggaggacaCAGCTCCTCAAATGGGGCCCTGAACGGGATTCACGCCACACCCGCGACGAACCTGAAGATGAGCGAGGCCATGCGGCAGGCCCAGCACGATGCGAGTCCCAATCCGATCAGCTCCAAGATGAAGGCCTCCAAGTCGTACACGCACGGCCTGAGCAGCTCCTCCGGCACGGTGAACATTCCCACATCCACCTCGGCGCAGAGCAACCTCTCCCTGCTGGCGGACATCTCGCCAAACCACACGCACTTCTTCGAGGTGATGTACGTGGGCAAGATTCGAGTGTCCCAGAAGCGGGTGCCAAATTCCTTCATCGACGACGCCCTGCCCAAGTTCAAGGCGTACGACGCGCAGCGCCTGCGGCTCCTGCAGAACCGCAAGATGTCCCTCAGCAGCGAGGGGGGTGTGGGCATCGAGGCCAAGACCGTCTCAAGTAGTCTCAAGAGCCACGACCtcaaggaggaggatgaggagcaggagcagcagcagcagcatcagcagccagAGGAAGAGCCCCCGGGAAGGCCTCtagtgcagctgcagctgacaGGCGCTGAGGAGGGGGCCGCGCCGCGTCCCCTTGAGGAGAACAAGGAGAACAAGTCGCCCGAGAAGCGCCCTTTGCTGCGCGGCCAGAGCCAGATTGAACTAGGCCACAAGGAACA CATACCAAAGCAGAGGGATCGCTCCGCCTCGCAGGGCTGCATCCCGCCGTATGTGGAGCAGAACCGGACGATGGTGTTCCTGGTGGGACGCTGCGATCTGCGGCTGATCTCGCCGGACCGCAAGCAGGTGCTGCTCTACAAGGACTTCAAGGACGTGGCCAGCTGTGTGCACGGCCAAAAGTCGCTGGACCACTTCGGCATCATTTGCCGCGAGCTGAATAACGAGGGCTACATCGGGTACGTGTTCAAGTGTCAGTCGGAGCACGTGTGCGACGACATTGTGGCAGCCATCGCCCAGGCCTTCGACACCTGTGcggagcagaagaagaagcaggagACGCAGATCTTCAGCTGCGAGCATTGCCCCATGTTGTGGTACCACAAGCTCTGCACGGACGTGGAGGGACTGTCCGAGAAGAAGACACAGGCCCTGATCCTGCGTCGAATCGAGACCCTAAGCGACGATGAGCAGGAGATCGTGTGGGCCAAGTTTTGTGGCTCCGAGAAGACCAATTCCCCGGTGGCCGAGCAGAACCAGTTCCTCATGATGCTTTTGCGTGCCCACTGCGAGTCCAGACAGCAGCGGCATGTGCACGACACCGCGGAGAACCGCTCAGAGTTCCTCAACCAGTATCTCGGCGGCAGCACCATCTTCATGAAGGCCAAGCGCTCCCTGACCAACTCATTCGATAATCTCTTGAAGCGCAAGCCCTCCAAGGACGACATTGCCGTGCCGCCCCACAACCTGCGCGACATAAGGGAGGGCTCAGCTGAACCCCTAGGCACCGAGTCGCCTCCAGAGGGCTTCCGATCTCGCTCGAACACCGTCGGAGCGAGTCCCAGCAACAAGCCCACCGCCGATCAGCTCAAGAGCCCCATGATGGACAT ATTCATCAAGGTGGGCAACAGCCCCAAGGAGGCAGAGACACATCAGGGCTCCTGGCGGCAGGCCATCCTCAACAGCGTAGTCACCCCCTCCAAGGGGCTAGACAGCGAGGTGCCCACTGAATTCCTGTCGCCCATGCGCAAGC CTGTGAAGAGGGGAAAGCGCGATGCGGCCGAGCTGCGGGAGCTGTGGCGCACGGCCATTCGGCAGACAATCATGCTTAACCGCATGGAAACGGAGAATGCCATGCTGCAGCTGCGCCAGAACGAGAACGAGCTGAAGCGCATCAAGCTGGACTATGAGGAGATAGTGCCGTGCGACAAGCAGCTGATCGAGCGCTGGGAGCAGATCATCGAGCGCAACTCCACGCAGATCGGCAACAAAAAGGACCCCAAGGTGCTGGGCCATGCCATCCGAACCGGAGTTCCTCGCTCGAAGCGCGGTGATGTGTGGACCTTCCTAGCAGAACAGCATTCCATGAACACGGCGCCGGTGGACACCAAGCGATTCCCCAACTTCAACACGCCATATCACACGCTGTTGAAGCACCTCACGGAGCATCAACACGCTATTTTCATAGACCTAGGCAGGACGTTTCCCAACCATCAGTTCTACAAGGATCCCCTGGGCCTGGGACAGCTCTCGCTGTTCAATCTGCTGAAGGCCTATTCCATACTCGACCCAGAGCTGGGCTACTGCCAGGGTCTCGGCTTCATCTGTGGCGTTCTGCTGTTGCAC TGCGACGAGGCCAGCGCCTTCCAGCTGTTGAAGCATTTGATGTTCCGCCGCAACATGCGCACCAAATACCTGCCAGACATGAAGAAGTTTCAGCTGCAACTATACCAGCTCTCGCGCCTGGTCAAGGACCACCTGCCGGATCTGTATGTGTGGCTGGATCAGAACGATGTGTCGCCCACTCTGTACGCAGCTCCCTGGATCCTCACTGTGTTCAGCTCCCAGTTCCCCCTGGGCTTCGTGGCCCGCGTCTTCGATCTGATTTTCCTCGAGTCCTCCGACGTGATCTTCAAGTTTTCCATTGCACTGCTCTCCGTGCACAAACAGCAGCTGCTCGCCAAGGATAACTTCGAGGAAATCATGGACTACCTGAAGACGGTGGTGCCCAAAATCGAGCCCAACTGCATGGAGAAGATCATGAAGCTGGTCTTCTCCATGGACATTGGCAAGCAGCTGGCCGAGTACAACGTGGAGTACAACGTGCTCCAAGAGGAGATCACAACCACCAACCATCACCTGGAGATGTTGAACAGAGAAAAGACGCAGAATCAGCatctggagcagcagctgcag TTCGCTCAATCCTCGATTGCTCAGCTGGAAACCACGCGCTCTTCCCAGCAATCCCAGATAACTTCGCTGCAGTCGCAAGTGCAGTCGCTGGAGCTGACCATTCAGACGCTGGGCCGGTATGTGGGCCAATTGGTGGAGCACAATCCCGACCTGGAGCTGCCCAACGAGGTGAGGCGCATGCTCCAGCAGCTAGACGACCTAGAGCGACAGCGCCGCCGGCCGGTCTTTGCCGACCGAAAGATCGGCAAATCCATCTCAGTGAACAGTCACTTGGGGTTTCCCCTCAAGGTGCTCGAAGAGCTGACCGAAAGAGACGAACATGGTTCGccacaaaaacagaagaaggagaagacacCTTTTTTTGAGCAGCtgcgtcagcagcagcagcaccgcatGAATGGTCAGTCCAGCAATGTCCCGGCCAATGAGCCGGTGGTCTCCGCTGTCGCGCCTACACCACCTTCGCGGCCCAATCGCCTGCTCGACAATGCCAGTGCACGGACCGTCATTCAAACAAAGCTGGACGAACTAAAGCTGCCCGAGCACGTGGATAAGTTCGTCGCCAATATCAAGAGTCCACTGGAGGTGGACTCTGGCGTGGGCACGCCCCTCAGCCCGCCCAGTACTGCGAGTAACAGCAGCGGGGGGAGTATTTTCAGTCGCATGGGCTACAAGACCACGCCTCCAGCGCTGTCTCCGTTAGCGACACGTCAGACGTACGGCAGCAGCGCCGTTGCCATCACCACCGCACCGGCGCCGGGGCCGATGGAGCAGGTGCCACCCGCAATGACTATTGCGGCTCTGCCACAGGAGGAGGAACAGGCCATGCACCCGCTCAGCATGGTGGGCGGCGATGTGAATGTGCGCTTCAAGGGCACCACCCAGCTCAAGTCGATACGTCCTGTGCACCACATGAGAGCGATTCCTCTTGGAGGTGTCCAGCACCAGTCCAGCACAGAGTCGTCTGTGGGTGTGGCGCCTGTTCCGGTGGAGCTGGCACCTCCTGCAGCGACTACCGGCCGCAGCTAA
- the plx gene encoding TBC1 domain family member 4 isoform X4 produces the protein MFTVPFHRDTILTTSVSDASVLNKSRAMAELMHQMRDPAHTLGGSVGSIPQTLIGGAGGGAGGHSSSNGALNGIHATPATNLKMSEAMRQAQHDASPNPISSKMKASKSYTHGLSSSSGTVNIPTSTSAQSNLSLLADISPNHTHFFEVMYVGKIRVSQKRVPNSFIDDALPKFKAYDAQRLRLLQNRKMSLSSEGGVGIEAKTVSSSLKSHDLKEEDEEQEQQQQHQQPEEEPPGRPLVQLQLTGAEEGAAPRPLEENKENKSPEKRPLLRGQSQIELGHKEQQTEDSQPETPNVIVNKQPTPPRDQGAASASASASAAAPVGPSQLHPNYALENIPKQRDRSASQGCIPPYVEQNRTMVFLVGRCDLRLISPDRKQVLLYKDFKDVASCVHGQKSLDHFGIICRELNNEGYIGYVFKCQSEHVCDDIVAAIAQAFDTCAEQKKKQETQIFSCEHCPMLWYHKLCTDVEGLSEKKTQALILRRIETLSDDEQEIVWAKFCGSEKTNSPVAEQNQFLMMLLRAHCESRQQRHVHDTAENRSEFLNQYLGGSTIFMKAKRSLTNSFDNLLKRKPSKDDIAVPPHNLRDIREGSAEPLGTESPPEGFRSRSNTVGASPSNKPTADQLKSPMMDIFIKVGNSPKEAETHQGSWRQAILNSVVTPSKGLDSEVPTEFLSPMRKPVKRGKRDAAELRELWRTAIRQTIMLNRMETENAMLQLRQNENELKRIKLDYEEIVPCDKQLIERWEQIIERNSTQIGNKKDPKVLGHAIRTGVPRSKRGDVWTFLAEQHSMNTAPVDTKRFPNFNTPYHTLLKHLTEHQHAIFIDLGRTFPNHQFYKDPLGLGQLSLFNLLKAYSILDPELGYCQGLGFICGVLLLHCDEASAFQLLKHLMFRRNMRTKYLPDMKKFQLQLYQLSRLVKDHLPDLYVWLDQNDVSPTLYAAPWILTVFSSQFPLGFVARVFDLIFLESSDVIFKFSIALLSVHKQQLLAKDNFEEIMDYLKTVVPKIEPNCMEKIMKLVFSMDIGKQLAEYNVEYNVLQEEITTTNHHLEMLNREKTQNQHLEQQLQFAQSSIAQLETTRSSQQSQITSLQSQVQSLELTIQTLGRYVGQLVEHNPDLELPNEVRRMLQQLDDLERQRRRPVFADRKIGKSISVNSHLGFPLKVLEELTERDEHGSPQKQKKEKTPFFEQLRQQQQHRMNGQSSNVPANEPVVSAVAPTPPSRPNRLLDNASARTVIQTKLDELKLPEHVDKFVANIKSPLEVDSGVGTPLSPPSTASNSSGGSIFSRMGYKTTPPALSPLATRQTYGSSAVAITTAPAPGPMEQVPPAMTIAALPQEEEQAMHPLSMVGGDVNVRFKGTTQLKSIRPVHHMRAIPLGGVQHQSSTESSVGVAPVPVELAPPAATTGRS, from the exons ATGTTTACTGTGCCGTTCCACCGGGACACCATCCTGACGACCTCGGTCAGCGATGCATCGGTGCTCAACAAGAGCCGGGCC ATGGCCGAGCTGATGCACCAGATGCGGGATCCGGCCCACACTCTTGGCGGCTCGGTGGGCAGCATTCCGCAGACGTTGATTGGAGGCGCcggcggaggagcaggaggacaCAGCTCCTCAAATGGGGCCCTGAACGGGATTCACGCCACACCCGCGACGAACCTGAAGATGAGCGAGGCCATGCGGCAGGCCCAGCACGATGCGAGTCCCAATCCGATCAGCTCCAAGATGAAGGCCTCCAAGTCGTACACGCACGGCCTGAGCAGCTCCTCCGGCACGGTGAACATTCCCACATCCACCTCGGCGCAGAGCAACCTCTCCCTGCTGGCGGACATCTCGCCAAACCACACGCACTTCTTCGAGGTGATGTACGTGGGCAAGATTCGAGTGTCCCAGAAGCGGGTGCCAAATTCCTTCATCGACGACGCCCTGCCCAAGTTCAAGGCGTACGACGCGCAGCGCCTGCGGCTCCTGCAGAACCGCAAGATGTCCCTCAGCAGCGAGGGGGGTGTGGGCATCGAGGCCAAGACCGTCTCAAGTAGTCTCAAGAGCCACGACCtcaaggaggaggatgaggagcaggagcagcagcagcagcatcagcagccagAGGAAGAGCCCCCGGGAAGGCCTCtagtgcagctgcagctgacaGGCGCTGAGGAGGGGGCCGCGCCGCGTCCCCTTGAGGAGAACAAGGAGAACAAGTCGCCCGAGAAGCGCCCTTTGCTGCGCGGCCAGAGCCAGATTGAACTAGGCCACAAGGAACA GCAAACCGAGGATAGCCAGCCGGAAACGCCCAATGTCATTGTTAATAAGCAGCCCACGCCGCCCAGGGACCAGGGCGCGGCATCAGCCAGTGCTTCTGCTTCGGCAGCTGCCCCAGTCGGCCCCAGTCAGCTGCATCCCAATTATGCGCTGGAGAA CATACCAAAGCAGAGGGATCGCTCCGCCTCGCAGGGCTGCATCCCGCCGTATGTGGAGCAGAACCGGACGATGGTGTTCCTGGTGGGACGCTGCGATCTGCGGCTGATCTCGCCGGACCGCAAGCAGGTGCTGCTCTACAAGGACTTCAAGGACGTGGCCAGCTGTGTGCACGGCCAAAAGTCGCTGGACCACTTCGGCATCATTTGCCGCGAGCTGAATAACGAGGGCTACATCGGGTACGTGTTCAAGTGTCAGTCGGAGCACGTGTGCGACGACATTGTGGCAGCCATCGCCCAGGCCTTCGACACCTGTGcggagcagaagaagaagcaggagACGCAGATCTTCAGCTGCGAGCATTGCCCCATGTTGTGGTACCACAAGCTCTGCACGGACGTGGAGGGACTGTCCGAGAAGAAGACACAGGCCCTGATCCTGCGTCGAATCGAGACCCTAAGCGACGATGAGCAGGAGATCGTGTGGGCCAAGTTTTGTGGCTCCGAGAAGACCAATTCCCCGGTGGCCGAGCAGAACCAGTTCCTCATGATGCTTTTGCGTGCCCACTGCGAGTCCAGACAGCAGCGGCATGTGCACGACACCGCGGAGAACCGCTCAGAGTTCCTCAACCAGTATCTCGGCGGCAGCACCATCTTCATGAAGGCCAAGCGCTCCCTGACCAACTCATTCGATAATCTCTTGAAGCGCAAGCCCTCCAAGGACGACATTGCCGTGCCGCCCCACAACCTGCGCGACATAAGGGAGGGCTCAGCTGAACCCCTAGGCACCGAGTCGCCTCCAGAGGGCTTCCGATCTCGCTCGAACACCGTCGGAGCGAGTCCCAGCAACAAGCCCACCGCCGATCAGCTCAAGAGCCCCATGATGGACAT ATTCATCAAGGTGGGCAACAGCCCCAAGGAGGCAGAGACACATCAGGGCTCCTGGCGGCAGGCCATCCTCAACAGCGTAGTCACCCCCTCCAAGGGGCTAGACAGCGAGGTGCCCACTGAATTCCTGTCGCCCATGCGCAAGC CTGTGAAGAGGGGAAAGCGCGATGCGGCCGAGCTGCGGGAGCTGTGGCGCACGGCCATTCGGCAGACAATCATGCTTAACCGCATGGAAACGGAGAATGCCATGCTGCAGCTGCGCCAGAACGAGAACGAGCTGAAGCGCATCAAGCTGGACTATGAGGAGATAGTGCCGTGCGACAAGCAGCTGATCGAGCGCTGGGAGCAGATCATCGAGCGCAACTCCACGCAGATCGGCAACAAAAAGGACCCCAAGGTGCTGGGCCATGCCATCCGAACCGGAGTTCCTCGCTCGAAGCGCGGTGATGTGTGGACCTTCCTAGCAGAACAGCATTCCATGAACACGGCGCCGGTGGACACCAAGCGATTCCCCAACTTCAACACGCCATATCACACGCTGTTGAAGCACCTCACGGAGCATCAACACGCTATTTTCATAGACCTAGGCAGGACGTTTCCCAACCATCAGTTCTACAAGGATCCCCTGGGCCTGGGACAGCTCTCGCTGTTCAATCTGCTGAAGGCCTATTCCATACTCGACCCAGAGCTGGGCTACTGCCAGGGTCTCGGCTTCATCTGTGGCGTTCTGCTGTTGCAC TGCGACGAGGCCAGCGCCTTCCAGCTGTTGAAGCATTTGATGTTCCGCCGCAACATGCGCACCAAATACCTGCCAGACATGAAGAAGTTTCAGCTGCAACTATACCAGCTCTCGCGCCTGGTCAAGGACCACCTGCCGGATCTGTATGTGTGGCTGGATCAGAACGATGTGTCGCCCACTCTGTACGCAGCTCCCTGGATCCTCACTGTGTTCAGCTCCCAGTTCCCCCTGGGCTTCGTGGCCCGCGTCTTCGATCTGATTTTCCTCGAGTCCTCCGACGTGATCTTCAAGTTTTCCATTGCACTGCTCTCCGTGCACAAACAGCAGCTGCTCGCCAAGGATAACTTCGAGGAAATCATGGACTACCTGAAGACGGTGGTGCCCAAAATCGAGCCCAACTGCATGGAGAAGATCATGAAGCTGGTCTTCTCCATGGACATTGGCAAGCAGCTGGCCGAGTACAACGTGGAGTACAACGTGCTCCAAGAGGAGATCACAACCACCAACCATCACCTGGAGATGTTGAACAGAGAAAAGACGCAGAATCAGCatctggagcagcagctgcag TTCGCTCAATCCTCGATTGCTCAGCTGGAAACCACGCGCTCTTCCCAGCAATCCCAGATAACTTCGCTGCAGTCGCAAGTGCAGTCGCTGGAGCTGACCATTCAGACGCTGGGCCGGTATGTGGGCCAATTGGTGGAGCACAATCCCGACCTGGAGCTGCCCAACGAGGTGAGGCGCATGCTCCAGCAGCTAGACGACCTAGAGCGACAGCGCCGCCGGCCGGTCTTTGCCGACCGAAAGATCGGCAAATCCATCTCAGTGAACAGTCACTTGGGGTTTCCCCTCAAGGTGCTCGAAGAGCTGACCGAAAGAGACGAACATGGTTCGccacaaaaacagaagaaggagaagacacCTTTTTTTGAGCAGCtgcgtcagcagcagcagcaccgcatGAATGGTCAGTCCAGCAATGTCCCGGCCAATGAGCCGGTGGTCTCCGCTGTCGCGCCTACACCACCTTCGCGGCCCAATCGCCTGCTCGACAATGCCAGTGCACGGACCGTCATTCAAACAAAGCTGGACGAACTAAAGCTGCCCGAGCACGTGGATAAGTTCGTCGCCAATATCAAGAGTCCACTGGAGGTGGACTCTGGCGTGGGCACGCCCCTCAGCCCGCCCAGTACTGCGAGTAACAGCAGCGGGGGGAGTATTTTCAGTCGCATGGGCTACAAGACCACGCCTCCAGCGCTGTCTCCGTTAGCGACACGTCAGACGTACGGCAGCAGCGCCGTTGCCATCACCACCGCACCGGCGCCGGGGCCGATGGAGCAGGTGCCACCCGCAATGACTATTGCGGCTCTGCCACAGGAGGAGGAACAGGCCATGCACCCGCTCAGCATGGTGGGCGGCGATGTGAATGTGCGCTTCAAGGGCACCACCCAGCTCAAGTCGATACGTCCTGTGCACCACATGAGAGCGATTCCTCTTGGAGGTGTCCAGCACCAGTCCAGCACAGAGTCGTCTGTGGGTGTGGCGCCTGTTCCGGTGGAGCTGGCACCTCCTGCAGCGACTACCGGCCGCAGCTAA